One Tunturibacter gelidoferens genomic region harbors:
- the nadC gene encoding carboxylating nicotinate-nucleotide diphosphorylase, whose amino-acid sequence MDWKSKRIRTILEAALAEDKVANDVTTALTIPPNLRASGTIIAKQACVVSGLGCIPVFLDIFAKMSPAPVGRFEVISHPEIFDGVSVKKGQTLAVIRHNAAAILSCERVILNLMQRMSGIATLTNEFVKAVAGTKTKVLDTRKTIPGLRVLDKYAVCCGGGVNHRLDLQDGILIKNNHISLGGGLPAVLERALERRKTGQVVQVEVRSQTELDQAIAGGADSILLDNMTPSQVKKAIKQIRATLPNVPVEASGNMNLKTVRAYALAGVDFVSVGALTHSAAAVDLSMRITADIY is encoded by the coding sequence ATGGACTGGAAGAGCAAACGGATTCGCACCATCCTTGAAGCTGCCCTGGCTGAAGACAAAGTCGCCAACGACGTCACCACCGCTCTCACCATCCCACCCAATCTCCGCGCCTCCGGAACCATCATCGCCAAGCAGGCCTGCGTCGTCTCCGGACTAGGTTGCATCCCCGTATTTCTAGATATCTTCGCCAAGATGTCCCCCGCTCCCGTAGGCCGTTTCGAAGTGATCAGCCACCCCGAAATCTTCGACGGCGTAAGCGTGAAGAAGGGCCAAACCCTCGCCGTTATTCGTCATAACGCTGCAGCGATCCTCTCCTGCGAGCGCGTCATCCTCAACCTCATGCAGCGGATGAGCGGCATCGCAACCCTCACCAACGAGTTCGTAAAAGCAGTCGCCGGCACCAAAACAAAAGTCCTGGACACACGCAAAACCATACCTGGCCTGCGCGTTCTCGATAAGTACGCGGTCTGCTGCGGCGGAGGCGTCAATCATCGTCTCGACCTGCAAGACGGAATCCTCATTAAGAACAATCACATCTCACTCGGCGGCGGCCTTCCAGCAGTGCTAGAACGCGCACTCGAACGCCGCAAGACAGGCCAGGTCGTGCAGGTCGAAGTCCGCAGCCAGACAGAACTAGACCAAGCCATCGCGGGCGGCGCGGATTCTATCCTGCTCGACAACATGACGCCCTCGCAGGTAAAGAAAGCGATCAAGCAGATCCGCGCCACCCTGCCAAACGTCCCCGTCGAAGCCTCCGGCAACATGAATCTAAAGACGGTGCGCGCCTATGCTCTAGCGGGAGTGGACTTCGTCTCCGTTGGCGCACTCACGCACTCAGCGGCCGCTGTCGATCTGAGCATGCGCATTACCGCAGACATCTACTGA
- a CDS encoding biotin--[acetyl-CoA-carboxylase] ligase, producing MADSFDLTSVEAALAGTSFAGHLQHLPTVGSTNLLALEAAQAGASHGSVWVADEQTAGRGRGGHIWHSIPGDGLYLSVLLRPTMALVDALWLSLATGLAARAAIAAVTGLRSDIRWPNDLLLREKKCGGILVETSAVPSQSNAPTMLRYAVIGIGINVNHRTFPEEIEPFATSLRRESGDPYPREPVLIELLSALDQEIHLLEDELRGASSHPRLLERFEGASTWVRGKHVRVDEDGGYTGVTTGLDPRGFLRVAGDDGELHTVLSGGVRPF from the coding sequence GTGGCTGATTCGTTCGATCTAACCTCTGTTGAAGCTGCTCTCGCCGGCACCTCTTTCGCAGGCCATTTGCAGCACCTTCCAACGGTCGGTTCCACGAATCTGCTGGCGCTTGAAGCCGCGCAAGCAGGTGCATCGCATGGCAGCGTGTGGGTCGCGGATGAGCAAACCGCCGGACGAGGCCGTGGCGGCCACATCTGGCACTCCATACCCGGCGATGGTCTCTACCTCAGCGTCCTCCTGCGCCCAACGATGGCACTCGTCGACGCACTCTGGCTGTCCCTCGCAACCGGCCTCGCGGCGCGAGCAGCCATCGCTGCCGTCACCGGTCTTCGGTCCGACATTCGCTGGCCCAACGATCTTCTCCTCCGTGAGAAAAAATGCGGCGGCATCCTCGTCGAAACCTCCGCCGTCCCGTCGCAGTCGAACGCCCCGACGATGCTGCGGTACGCCGTCATCGGCATTGGCATCAACGTAAATCACCGCACCTTCCCAGAAGAAATTGAACCCTTCGCCACTTCTCTACGCCGCGAAAGCGGAGATCCGTATCCACGCGAACCCGTACTGATCGAGCTCCTAAGCGCTCTCGATCAAGAGATCCACCTTCTCGAAGACGAGCTACGCGGAGCTTCCAGTCACCCCCGGCTACTAGAGAGATTTGAGGGAGCCTCAACCTGGGTGCGAGGCAAACACGTTCGAGTTGACGAGGACGGCGGCTATACTGGCGTGACGACAGGGCTCGACCCGCGAGGTTTTTTGCGTGTTGCAGGAGATGATGGAGAGCTGCATACCGTACTCTCCGGCGGAGTTCGTCCGTTCTAG
- a CDS encoding type III pantothenate kinase codes for MLLAMDVGNTNTVLGLYQLANEATTPATGPELVANWRITTPSSRQTSDEFGILLRNLFGLKGLEIGVVDGIAISSVVPPLDSTLRQVCELYFHVRPIFVEPGVKTGIPVLTDNPAELGADRIVNCIAAFERFGGPSIVVDMGTATTFDVLSKKGEFLGGAIAPGLGISADALFSRAARLPRIDIKKPAKVIGTGTVDNIQIGLYYGYIGLVDGILERMIAEMGPETKTVATGGLAKLIASGSKYIGAVDEMLTLTGLRLIYERNLDRHKKRGT; via the coding sequence ATGCTACTTGCAATGGATGTGGGCAATACCAACACGGTTCTCGGGCTCTACCAGCTAGCGAACGAAGCAACGACCCCGGCAACGGGCCCAGAGTTGGTGGCGAACTGGCGAATCACAACACCCTCGTCGAGACAGACCAGCGATGAGTTCGGCATTCTCCTGCGCAATCTTTTCGGCTTGAAGGGACTCGAGATCGGAGTCGTCGACGGCATCGCCATCTCTTCGGTGGTGCCTCCCCTGGACTCAACCCTGCGTCAGGTCTGCGAGCTCTACTTTCATGTGAGGCCCATCTTCGTCGAACCTGGCGTGAAGACTGGTATCCCTGTCTTGACTGATAACCCCGCGGAGCTCGGAGCCGACAGGATCGTCAACTGCATCGCGGCCTTCGAGCGTTTCGGAGGGCCCAGCATCGTAGTGGATATGGGTACGGCAACGACCTTCGATGTGCTCTCCAAAAAAGGAGAGTTCCTCGGCGGCGCAATCGCACCCGGACTTGGTATCTCCGCTGACGCACTATTCTCGCGTGCCGCCCGCCTACCGCGAATCGATATCAAGAAACCCGCGAAGGTCATCGGAACAGGCACTGTCGACAACATTCAGATCGGCCTCTACTACGGCTACATCGGACTTGTGGACGGCATCCTCGAACGCATGATCGCCGAGATGGGACCCGAGACTAAAACCGTTGCCACCGGCGGCCTCGCGAAGCTCATAGCCAGCGGATCGAAGTACATCGGAGCAGTAGACGAGATGCTGACCCTTACCGGCCTGCGCCTGATCTACGAGCGCAATCTCGACCGACATAAAAAGCGTGGGACCTAA
- a CDS encoding IS1595 family transposase, translating into MNLYSLAKKFGTEEAALLHLIKMRWPNGVRCLACDHDKVYLIETKGKTGKVARLFECADCGLHFSATTNTLFHDSHLPLTKWFAAISLMVDGKKGISASQLGRHIGMTYKTAWHVCHRIREAMQEPKSFKIGGESVTVEIDETFVGGRKRGVGVKAGRDAKTIVIGMAERSGRIHLKTVKSRLAKDMKPVIDDKLRSTTKEVVTDALRTYQYVIPKEKHNRTSHKEELNDKNWTSTQTVENAFSLFKRGIIGNYHQLSREHLDRYLGEFCWRYNRRKMQPWLFEMTLTNMLNKKPLPYKDLTF; encoded by the coding sequence ATGAATCTCTACTCTCTAGCCAAGAAGTTCGGGACTGAAGAAGCCGCTCTACTGCACCTAATCAAGATGCGTTGGCCGAATGGTGTAAGGTGCTTGGCCTGCGACCATGACAAGGTGTATCTGATCGAAACCAAGGGTAAAACTGGTAAGGTGGCGCGGTTGTTTGAGTGTGCTGACTGCGGCTTGCACTTCTCTGCCACCACAAACACGCTGTTCCATGACTCTCATTTGCCTTTGACCAAGTGGTTTGCCGCTATCTCGCTTATGGTGGATGGCAAAAAGGGTATTTCAGCGAGTCAGTTGGGCCGCCACATTGGAATGACCTATAAAACCGCTTGGCATGTCTGTCACCGTATTCGTGAGGCGATGCAGGAACCAAAGTCTTTCAAGATCGGCGGCGAGTCAGTAACGGTTGAGATAGACGAGACATTCGTGGGCGGTCGTAAGCGTGGGGTTGGCGTAAAAGCTGGACGCGATGCCAAGACAATCGTTATTGGGATGGCTGAGCGAAGCGGACGCATTCATTTGAAAACTGTGAAGAGTCGGCTTGCCAAGGACATGAAGCCAGTGATTGATGACAAACTCAGATCAACCACCAAAGAAGTCGTAACGGATGCTTTGCGGACATATCAGTACGTCATACCAAAGGAAAAGCACAACCGAACGAGTCACAAAGAAGAATTGAACGATAAGAACTGGACTTCGACACAGACGGTAGAGAATGCCTTCTCTCTATTCAAACGGGGCATCATCGGAAACTATCACCAACTCAGCCGCGAACATTTGGACCGCTATCTTGGAGAGTTTTGCTGGCGATACAACCGTCGGAAGATGCAGCCTTGGTTGTTCGAGATGACCCTAACCAACATGCTCAATAAGAAACCGCTGCCGTACAAAGATCTGACTTTCTAA
- the rlmD gene encoding 23S rRNA (uracil(1939)-C(5))-methyltransferase RlmD: MKLQIEKAIYGGAALAHQADGESIFVPFVLPGELVEVEIRQQKKNFEEASLLRVLKDSENRVQPTCIHFGECGGCHYQHAQYPAQVEMKVSIMQEAMERAGLKTLPEIQSHAAPPWAYRNRMRLRLEEVGPTLRAGYNRRGTNEFLAIQECPITAPLLWRATQSLLQLATENPADRRWLSSAAEVEFFTTADEAKMQMTILVRKDQLGLTSLCERMRQFVPELVGAGSALLKPSGPQRQIQKPRPLESWGTQGLSYQVENEDYWVSRGSFFQINRFLIDELIRIVATNRQGLLAWDLYAGVGLFSRALTKTFQQVVAVEAAGADLINSFKGTGRRAIESTTVEFLRNAVVQRERPQLIVMDPPRAGVGAEVCSLLARILSPEIVYVSCDPVTLARDLKMLVDAGYKLEELHLVDLFPQTFHLETIVVLRRQT; the protein is encoded by the coding sequence ATGAAGTTACAAATCGAAAAGGCGATCTACGGCGGAGCCGCCCTTGCCCATCAGGCCGATGGCGAATCGATCTTTGTACCCTTCGTGCTACCGGGCGAACTGGTCGAGGTTGAGATTCGTCAGCAAAAAAAGAACTTTGAGGAAGCTTCCCTACTGCGGGTCCTGAAGGATTCGGAAAACCGTGTCCAACCAACATGCATACACTTCGGAGAATGCGGCGGATGTCACTACCAGCACGCCCAATATCCCGCACAAGTAGAGATGAAGGTATCCATCATGCAGGAGGCAATGGAACGTGCCGGGTTGAAGACGCTGCCTGAGATCCAGAGCCATGCCGCGCCTCCCTGGGCGTACAGAAATCGTATGCGCTTACGGCTCGAAGAGGTGGGCCCCACCTTGAGAGCTGGCTATAACCGGCGCGGCACCAATGAGTTTCTTGCAATTCAAGAGTGTCCCATCACCGCGCCGTTGCTATGGCGCGCGACCCAGAGCCTTTTGCAATTAGCGACCGAGAATCCTGCTGATAGAAGATGGCTTAGCAGTGCCGCAGAGGTAGAGTTCTTTACGACCGCCGACGAAGCCAAGATGCAGATGACCATCCTGGTTCGGAAGGATCAGCTCGGCCTGACCTCCTTATGCGAGCGCATGAGACAGTTCGTGCCAGAACTGGTCGGGGCTGGCAGCGCTCTTCTCAAACCCTCTGGCCCACAGCGACAAATACAGAAGCCGCGTCCCCTGGAGAGTTGGGGAACACAGGGCCTGAGTTATCAGGTAGAAAACGAAGACTACTGGGTGAGCCGCGGCAGTTTCTTCCAGATCAACCGCTTTCTCATCGATGAACTTATTAGAATTGTCGCAACGAATCGCCAAGGGTTACTGGCGTGGGATCTGTATGCCGGAGTGGGATTGTTTTCTCGAGCACTGACGAAAACATTCCAGCAAGTCGTAGCAGTCGAGGCAGCCGGTGCCGATCTGATCAACTCCTTCAAAGGAACAGGCAGACGCGCCATCGAGTCAACCACAGTTGAATTTCTCCGGAACGCAGTGGTGCAGCGGGAACGCCCTCAATTGATCGTCATGGACCCTCCACGGGCCGGCGTTGGGGCTGAGGTTTGCTCGCTCCTGGCGCGGATTTTGTCCCCCGAGATCGTCTACGTCTCCTGCGATCCTGTGACTCTGGCTCGCGACCTGAAGATGCTGGTCGACGCGGGCTACAAGCTCGAAGAATTGCACTTGGTTGACCTGTTTCCTCAGACGTTTCATCTGGAGACGATCGTGGTTTTGCGCAGACAAACTTAG